In Desulfoferula mesophila, the genomic window TGGCCGAGCGCCCTCCCTTCCAGGTCTTGATCTGGGGAAGCCACGAAGAACTGCCCGGCGGCGCGTCGCGAGGCCATTGGTTGAACACGGCCGCGGCCTCGCTGGAGTGCCCCCTGTGGACCGTCAGCAGCCGGCGTCCGCCCGGATGAGGGACGCTTTGGCCGGGAAGCGCAAACCGATTATTCAAACCGCGCAAGGTGACTTTTCATGCCTACACTGACTACTGACATGATTCTGGTCATGATGATGATCGGGGTCGCGGTGTTCCTGTTCATAGTCGAATGGGTGCGGGTGGACGTGGTGGCCATCTTGATGATGGTGACCCTGCCCCTGTTGCATCTGGTAACCCCGGCCCAGGCCTTTTCCGGCCTGTCCAGCAACGCGGTGGTGTCGATCATCGCGGTGATTATCATCGGGGCGGGCCTGGACAAGACCGGCGTGGTCAACCGGCTGGTGGGGCCCATACTCAAGGTGGCGGGCAACAGCCAGTCGCGCATAATCATCTTCATATCCCTGACCGTGGCCGGCATCTCCAGCTTCATGCAAAACATCGGGGCCGCGGCCCTGTTTTTGCCGGCGGTGCAGCGCATCAGCAAAAACTTACATATACCTATCGGCAAGCTACTCATGCCCATCGGCTTCTCGGCCATCCTGGGCGGCACGGTAACCCTGGTGGGCTCCAGCCCCCTGATCCTGTTGAACGACCTGATGATTCCCTTCAAGCTCAAACCCTTCGGCCTGTTCGACGTAACCCCGGTGGGCCTGGCCCTGGTGGCCGCGGGCATCGCCTGTTTCGTCTTCTTCGGCCGTTTCATCCTGCCCGGGGGGGGCAAGACCGAGGAGGCCGGCCCGGCCGCCGAGGAGCGGGCGGAAGAAAACCACGTCATGGACGAGTTGGGCCGCCCCTGGGAGCTAACCACCCCCGAGGACTTCACCCATTACCGCGAGCCGGTGACCGTGGACTCCCTGCGCCGGCGCTACCTGGTCAACGTGGTGGGAGTGGTGGAGCCGCCGGACTTCAAGGTGATGGGGCCCGCGCCCGAGCAGGAAATCCGTTCCGGGGTGGATCTGGTGGTCTACGGCCAGGAAAAGGACGTGCGCCGCATGGCCTCGGAAGAGGGCATGGAGCTCAAGGATGAGCTGACGGTGTTCAAGGGCGAGCTGGCCGACCACGCCAGCGGCACGGTGGAGGCGGTGGTGGCGCCCCGCTCCAATCTGGCGGGCAAGACCCTCAACCAGGTGGACCTGGCCGACCGCTTCCAGGTGGCCCCCCTGGCGGTGTACCGCCAGGGCGTGGTCTACCGGGCCGAGCTGGGCGACCTGCCGCTGAGGGTGGGCGACGCCTTGCTGCTCCACGGCACCTGGAAGCGCCTGGAGCTGTTGCACGCCGAGGGTAACCTGCTGTTCACCACCCCCCTGGACGCGGACCAGCTAAGACCGGAAAAGGCCGTATTCGCGGGCATCTGGCTGGCCGTGGCCCTTATAATGGTCATAGTGTTCAAGATTCAGCTGTCGGTGTGTCTGATGACGGGAGCCCTGGGCATGATCATAACCCGAGTGCTGTCGGTGGATGAGGCCTACCAGGCGGTGGACTGGCGCACCGTGTTCCTGCTGGCCGGGCTCATCCCCTTGGGCATCGCCACCGAGAAGACGGGCGCCGCCGCCTGGATCGCCCACACCGTGCTGGGGGCCATCGGCACCGTGGAGCCCATCGTGCTCCTGGCGGTGATCGGGCTGCTGGCCACCGTGTTCACTCTGGTCATCTCCAACGTGGGGGCCACGGTGCTTCTGGTGCCTCTGGTGGTGAACATGGCCATCGCGGCCAACGCCGACCCGCGCATGGCCGCTCTGGTGGTGGGCCTGGCCACCAGCAACTCCTTTATCCTGCCCACCCACCAAGTCAACGCCCTCTACATGGGTCCGGGCCGTTATAAAAGCGTGGATTTCATGAAAGCAGGCACCGTGGTAAGCATCATCTTCCTGGTGGTGATGATAGCCATGCTTTACCTGTTCTACTAGAAGGAGGCTTGACCATGGCGATTATTACCATATCCCGCGGCTCCTACAGCAAGGGGCGCGAAGTGGCCGAAGAGGTGGCCCAGCGCATGGGCTATGAGGTGGTGAGCCGCGACGTGCTCCTGGAGGCGTCGGAGAGATTCCACACCCCCGAGGTCAAGCTGGTAAGGGCCATTCACGACGCCCCCTCCATCCTGGAGCGTTTCTCCCAGGGCAGGTACTGCTACATGGCCTATATCAAGGCGGCCCTGACCGAGCGGGCGGTGAGCGACAACCTGGTCTACCACGGCCTGGCCGGGCACCTGCTGCTAAAGGGGGTTCCCCACGTGGTCAAGGTGCGCATCATCGCCGACCTGGAGGCCAGGGTGGCCGCGGAGATGAAACGCGAAAACCTGAGCCAGAGCCAGGCCCGCAGCCTTTTGCTCAAGGACGACGCCGAGCGCCGCAAGTGGACCCAGAGCCTCTACGGCGTGGACCCCTGGGACGCCTCGCTCTACGACCTGGTGATTCACATCGACCGGCTCACCGTGGACGACGCGGTGGACTTCATCGTGCAGGCCGCTGGGCGCGAGTGCTTCAAGACCACGCCCGAGGCCCAGCAAAAGATGGAGGACATAGCCCTGGCCTGTAAGGTGAAGGCGGCGTTGGCCGAGGAGGATTGCCTGGACCTGGCGGTGACCAGCGAGTTCGGCAATGTCCTGGTCTATCTAAAGCAGGACGACCGCCGGGCCCACCGCAAGGAAGAAAAGCTCAAAGTTCTGGCCCAGAAGGTGACCGAAATAAACCACCTGGAGGTGCGCACCGGCCAGCCCTTCCCGGATGAGGCGTGTTAACAACGGCCCCACACGGCCGCCAGAGAGGGATAAGCTATGCCGTTGATCATAATATCAGCCGATGAATTCAAGCAAGGCGACGAGATAGGCCAGAAGGTGGCCGGCGTCATGGGCTACCGCTATCTGGGGCGCGATTTGCTGCACACGGTGGCCCAGGAGCACCAGCTTAACGAACAAGAGCTGATCCAGGCCCTGGACGACCCGCCGGGGCTGCTGAGCCGGCGGGCCCGCCGCCAGCGGCTGCTGGGCTACATCGAGGCGGCCTGCCTGGAGGCGCTCTTGGACGACGACGCGGTGTGCTTCGGCCTGGCCGCCCACATGTACGTGCGCGCGGTGTCCCACGCCCTGAAGGTGCGCATCATCAACGAGCCCGAGCAACGGGCCGCGGACCTGGCCCAGGCCGAGGGCATGACCCTGGACAAGGCCCGCAAGCAGGTGTTGCGCCAAACCAAGGACGAGCGCCGTTGGTCCGAGGACGCCTACCAACTGGACCAGACCGACGCCTCGCTCTACGACCTGGTCATCAGCCTGGGCACCCTGGAGCTCGCCAAGGCGGTGGATATAATCTGCGACACGGTGGCTTACCGCAAATTCCAGCCCATGACCTACTCGCGCAAGCTGATGCAGGACAAGGCCCTGGCCGCCCAGGTGCGCCTGGCGCTCATGGAGCATTTCCCGGATGTGCGGGTGGAGGCCAACGACGGGACGGTGGCCGCTTACATCCAAAGCCTGAAAAAGGACCAGCGCAAAAAGCAGGAGCTGGTGCGTCAAATCGCCGGTGAGATGCCGGGCGTGCGCCACGTGGAGGTGCACGTAATCCGGGATCTGGTGGGCCAGGCGGCCCAGAGCACGCGCTGAGCCCGACCAAGTCCTTGACCGGCGCGCCCCGTCTGGGGCAACGTCACTTAGGAGGTGGATCAATGTCAGATAACTTGCAGGTGCTGCTTCTGGACGACGAGCCAATCGTGGGGCGGCGTCTCAAGCCCGCCCTGGCCAAGATAGGCTGCGAGGTGGAGGTCTTCGAAGACCCCGAGGCGGCCTTGGCCAGGATGGCCCAAAAGGAATTCGACGTGGTGGTCACCGATATCCGCATGGATCAGATCGACGGCATGCAGGTGCTGGAGTTCGTGCGGGATCGCTGGCCCCGCAGCAAGGTGATCATGATAACCGGCTACGCCATGATGTCCCTGGCCCGCGAAGCCATGGAAAAGGGCGCCTTCGACTTCATCGCCAAGCCCTTCAAGCCCGACGACCTGCGCCGGGTAATCGCCAAGGCGGCCAAGGCCCTGGGGTCGTCCCTGGACTTCGAAGCGGTGGAGATGGAAAAGGCCAATGGTTGACAGCCCCGGCAAGGGCAACGGCGCCAACTCTTCCGAGATGGAGCAGAACAGCTACGAGGAAGTGGAGGCGCAGGGGCGCCTGGGCCTGGCCCGCGATTCCGAGCAGGCCCGCAAGGCCCTGCTCAGCCGTCCCCGCTTCAGCCTGCGCTTGCAGATATTTCTGGGCAACGCGCTGGCCTTTGCCATCGCCATCGCCATTGCCATCGCCCTGGTGGCCAGCTTCCACCGCGTGGAAGGCAAGGTCCGCTTTCTGGAGATAGTCAACGATTATGTGATGGAGGTGGAGCAGGCGCGGCGCTTTGAGAAGAACTTTTTCCTCTACGGCACCAACCTGAGCGACGCCCAGGACAACGTCTTCAGCGCCGAAACCATCCTCAACCGCAACGGAGAGGAACTGGCCGCCATCCTGGGGCCCGGCTGGCGCGCCCAGATGCTGCCCAACCTGCACCGCTACCAACAGCTTCTGGAAAAGCTCACCCCCCAGGAGCAGACCGGCCGGGCCCTGGGCAAGAACGAGCGGGGCCTGTTGCAGAACCAGGTGCGCATCCAGGGACAGCAGATGGTGTCCGCCGCCCTGGCGCTGCTCAGCAAGGAAAAGGCGGCCCTTGCCGAGGTGTTGGACCGCTCCCGCCAGTTGATGTTGTATTCGGTGGGCCTGTTGCTCTTGTGCATGGCCCTGAGCGCCTACCTGCTGGGCAGCCGCATGTTGGGCTCCATCAACCGCTTCGGCCAGTACGCCCATCGTATCGCCTCTGGCGACTTCACCCCCATAACCCCCACCAGGCGCTACAGCGACGAGTTCACCCAGCTGGCCCTGGCCATCAACAGCATGATCCAGGAGCTGGAAAACCGCGAGGCGGTCCTGGTGCAGTCGCACAAGATGCGCGCGGTGGGCACCCTCACCGCCGGGGTGGCCCACGAGCTCAACAACCCCATGAACAACATCACCCTCACCGCCCACATGCTCCAGGAAGACTACGCGAATCTGGACGACGACGAGCGCATGGAGATGATCGGCGACGTGGTGGGCGAGGCGGAGCGGGCCAAGAAGATCATCAGCAACCTGCTGGACTTCGCCCGCGAAAGCGGCAGCCAGCTGGAGCCTCTGGACCTGCCGGAGCTGCTCAAGGAGACCATCGCCCTGGCCGGCAACCAGATCAAGCTATCGGGCATCAAGATAGATTTTCAGGCCTCGGGCAACCTGCCCCGGGTGCACGGCGACAGCCAGCAGCTGCGCCAGGTCTTCTTGAACCTCATCCTCAACGCCATCGACGCCTCCTCCAAGGGGGGCCATATCCAGGTTTTGGTGCTGCCCGCCGACGAGCCCAACTATTTGGCCGTGAAGGTGATGGACGAGGGCGCCGGCATTCCGGCCCACATCCTGCCCTCCATCTTCGACCCCTTCTTCACCACCAAGGGCAAGGGCAAGGGAACCGGCCTGGGGCTCAGCGTGTCCCAGGGAATCGTGGCCAAGCACGGCGGCCGCATCATGGTCAGCAGCCAGGAAAAAGAAGGCACCACCTTCACCGTGGTGCTGCCGGTGACCACCATACCCGCCGAGTTGGGGCACCAAAAACAGGTCTGAGCGGACCCTCTAAAGGGAGCAGGCCTGGGGCCAGGAACAGAAGGAAGGGGGCACCACCACCACCGGTATGGGCAGCCCGTCGCGGGAGATGTTGCGGATGAGTTTTTCCGTGGTGGAGCCCAGTATGTGCCGGTCGTGGTATCCCCTGCCGTAGCTGCCCACCACCAGCATGGCCACCTCCTCCTTGCCCTTCAGGTACTCCAAAATCGCCTGGTGGGAGCGGTGCTTGCCGGCCTCGCGCATCACCGTGCGCACCTTGACCCCCCGCTGGCGTCCCAGGTCGCGGGCTTTTTCGAACACCACCTCGATATTGGAGGCCTGCTCCACCAGCAGCTGTTCGTCCACGAAGGCGTAGAAATATCCCACGCTGCGCCCCCCCAGCACAGTGATGACCTCCACCGTGAGGCCCAGATGGGCCGCCAAATGCACCGCGTAGTTGAAAGCGTCCCAACTGGCTTCGGAACCGTCCATGGCCGCGATTATCGGGCCTCCGCGGCTCTCTATCGTGGGTTGCATTAGTGGGACCCTCCCCGCTTGAAGATCAGCCCCACGCCCAGACCGGCCAGGCAAGAGGCCAACACCGCGCCGATGCCGTAGAAAAGGGGCTCTTGGCGGGCCTCCTGGGTCAGCCAGGCCTGCAGGCCGACTTTTTGGATCGTCACTTGGTGGCGCCCATAGCCCACTACCCGGCCGTTGTGCAGCGCGTAGGTCTCCGCCACATATACCCCCTCCGTGGCGGTGGGGGGAAATGAAAAATGGTGCATATAGAGCTGGCGCTCTATGGTGCGCAGCCGGTCCGGCCGGATGTAGATATGATATAGCCCCTGGGCCTCCTTGAGGCTGATAAGCGCCTGGCGCACCTTTTGTTCCTCGCCCGGCACCTTTTCCCCGCGCACCAGTTGAATCTGTACCTTGTCCATGAGCGCGGCGTATCCCAAGCCCAGTTTTTCGGCCTGTTGGGGGCTCATCAGCTTGTCCAGGGGCACGGCGGATATGACCTTGTACATCAGCGGCGCCCCGACGACCTTGTACTGACGCTTGGCCATCCACACCGGCCCGAAGCGGTCCTTTACGCTAAGGAGCACTTCCGGCTTCACCTGGGAAACCAGCTTCACGACCAACTGGGCCTCCGGGTCCGGGTTTAGCCCGAAAAAGACGATGCGGTCTCCGTCGTAGGACAGGGAGATGTCTATGGTGCTCTTGTGGCTGGACATCACCACCCGGTTACCCGCGGAGTGGCCGTCGCCGCGCAAGGGCAGGGCCAGGAGCAGGGCCAGGACGGCCGTCAAAATGCCCGCGTATCTCATTCGCCGCGTCATTTCAGTGCCCCAATTCCACGGGAGTCAAAAAGATCGGTTGGCTGGGGGTGAGAGCCAAGTCCAGGAACAGCTTCACCGTCACCGCCAACACGCAGGCGGCCAAGAGGACCCGCAGGTGCTCGCCCTTGAGGCGCAGGCTGACCATGGCTCCCAGCTGGGCGCCCACCGCGGAGGCGGCCAACAGCAACAGGGCCAGGAGCACGTCCACGGTCTGGTTGTAATAGGCCTGCTGGATGGCCACGTTGGCCGAGGAGAGGACCATCTGAAACAAATCGGTGCCGATGGCCACCAGGGTGGGCATGCGGATGATGTAGATCATGGCGGGCACCATGATGAAGCCGCCGCCCACGCCCAGAAGGGCGGAGAGCAGGCCCACCAGCCCCCCGATGAAAAACGGAAACAGCACCGAGGTGGACAGGCCGCTTTTCTCAAAGTTGACGTGCCAGGGCAGCTTGTAGCACAGCTTGCTCCACAGCCCCTCGCTGATCTCGGCCAGCTCGGCGGCCGCTTCCCCGCGGCCCTTGCGCAGCGAGTGCACGCTCTCCAGCAGCATGGCCCCGCCCACGCCGCCCAGCATGATCACGTAGATGATCTTCATGACGAACTCGAAGTTGCCCAGGGCCCGCAGTTCTCCCACCAACTGCACGCCCGCCGTTCCGCCGACCAGGCCGCCGGCCAGGATGACGCCCCCCATCTTGAAGTCGACGTTGCCCATGCGCCAATGGGCGAAGGCGGCCGAGGCGGCCGTGCCCACCATCTGGTTGGAGCCGGTGGCGGCGGCCACCGCCGGGGGGATGCCCACCATCATCATCAGGGGGGTGAGCAGAAAGCCGCCCCCCACGCCGAACAGGCCCGAAAGGAAACCCACCACCCCTCCGATGCCCAAGACCATGAACAGGTTGAGAGGCAGGCCGGCGATGGGAAAGTAGATGTCCATGTTTTAAGACCGCAATGGCTATGGGGGTGGTTGTTTGCTGGCCTAATTATATGATGGGCCGGACGCGCGGGCCAGCCACTTGTGCGCTTGTGCACCTTTGTGCTTTCTCCCCGAAAGCACCCGCATTTGGACCAAACCTATAGGCAAGAGTCCGTTTTTAGGGCATAGTTAGACAATCCGGCGCGCCTTGGTCGGCGCCGCCTCAACCCTAAAGCGGGAAGACATCGGAGATGAGCGATTACGACGACGC contains:
- a CDS encoding AAA family ATPase, which gives rise to MAIITISRGSYSKGREVAEEVAQRMGYEVVSRDVLLEASERFHTPEVKLVRAIHDAPSILERFSQGRYCYMAYIKAALTERAVSDNLVYHGLAGHLLLKGVPHVVKVRIIADLEARVAAEMKRENLSQSQARSLLLKDDAERRKWTQSLYGVDPWDASLYDLVIHIDRLTVDDAVDFIVQAAGRECFKTTPEAQQKMEDIALACKVKAALAEEDCLDLAVTSEFGNVLVYLKQDDRRAHRKEEKLKVLAQKVTEINHLEVRTGQPFPDEAC
- a CDS encoding sensor histidine kinase, with the translated sequence MVDSPGKGNGANSSEMEQNSYEEVEAQGRLGLARDSEQARKALLSRPRFSLRLQIFLGNALAFAIAIAIAIALVASFHRVEGKVRFLEIVNDYVMEVEQARRFEKNFFLYGTNLSDAQDNVFSAETILNRNGEELAAILGPGWRAQMLPNLHRYQQLLEKLTPQEQTGRALGKNERGLLQNQVRIQGQQMVSAALALLSKEKAALAEVLDRSRQLMLYSVGLLLLCMALSAYLLGSRMLGSINRFGQYAHRIASGDFTPITPTRRYSDEFTQLALAINSMIQELENREAVLVQSHKMRAVGTLTAGVAHELNNPMNNITLTAHMLQEDYANLDDDERMEMIGDVVGEAERAKKIISNLLDFARESGSQLEPLDLPELLKETIALAGNQIKLSGIKIDFQASGNLPRVHGDSQQLRQVFLNLILNAIDASSKGGHIQVLVLPADEPNYLAVKVMDEGAGIPAHILPSIFDPFFTTKGKGKGTGLGLSVSQGIVAKHGGRIMVSSQEKEGTTFTVVLPVTTIPAELGHQKQV
- a CDS encoding TIGR02186 family protein — its product is MTRRMRYAGILTAVLALLLALPLRGDGHSAGNRVVMSSHKSTIDISLSYDGDRIVFFGLNPDPEAQLVVKLVSQVKPEVLLSVKDRFGPVWMAKRQYKVVGAPLMYKVISAVPLDKLMSPQQAEKLGLGYAALMDKVQIQLVRGEKVPGEEQKVRQALISLKEAQGLYHIYIRPDRLRTIERQLYMHHFSFPPTATEGVYVAETYALHNGRVVGYGRHQVTIQKVGLQAWLTQEARQEPLFYGIGAVLASCLAGLGVGLIFKRGGSH
- a CDS encoding response regulator → MSDNLQVLLLDDEPIVGRRLKPALAKIGCEVEVFEDPEAALARMAQKEFDVVVTDIRMDQIDGMQVLEFVRDRWPRSKVIMITGYAMMSLAREAMEKGAFDFIAKPFKPDDLRRVIAKAAKALGSSLDFEAVEMEKANG
- a CDS encoding sulfite exporter TauE/SafE family protein — translated: MDIYFPIAGLPLNLFMVLGIGGVVGFLSGLFGVGGGFLLTPLMMMVGIPPAVAAATGSNQMVGTAASAAFAHWRMGNVDFKMGGVILAGGLVGGTAGVQLVGELRALGNFEFVMKIIYVIMLGGVGGAMLLESVHSLRKGRGEAAAELAEISEGLWSKLCYKLPWHVNFEKSGLSTSVLFPFFIGGLVGLLSALLGVGGGFIMVPAMIYIIRMPTLVAIGTDLFQMVLSSANVAIQQAYYNQTVDVLLALLLLAASAVGAQLGAMVSLRLKGEHLRVLLAACVLAVTVKLFLDLALTPSQPIFLTPVELGH
- a CDS encoding SLC13 family permease; the encoded protein is MPTLTTDMILVMMMIGVAVFLFIVEWVRVDVVAILMMVTLPLLHLVTPAQAFSGLSSNAVVSIIAVIIIGAGLDKTGVVNRLVGPILKVAGNSQSRIIIFISLTVAGISSFMQNIGAAALFLPAVQRISKNLHIPIGKLLMPIGFSAILGGTVTLVGSSPLILLNDLMIPFKLKPFGLFDVTPVGLALVAAGIACFVFFGRFILPGGGKTEEAGPAAEERAEENHVMDELGRPWELTTPEDFTHYREPVTVDSLRRRYLVNVVGVVEPPDFKVMGPAPEQEIRSGVDLVVYGQEKDVRRMASEEGMELKDELTVFKGELADHASGTVEAVVAPRSNLAGKTLNQVDLADRFQVAPLAVYRQGVVYRAELGDLPLRVGDALLLHGTWKRLELLHAEGNLLFTTPLDADQLRPEKAVFAGIWLAVALIMVIVFKIQLSVCLMTGALGMIITRVLSVDEAYQAVDWRTVFLLAGLIPLGIATEKTGAAAWIAHTVLGAIGTVEPIVLLAVIGLLATVFTLVISNVGATVLLVPLVVNMAIAANADPRMAALVVGLATSNSFILPTHQVNALYMGPGRYKSVDFMKAGTVVSIIFLVVMIAMLYLFY
- a CDS encoding AAA family ATPase, which translates into the protein MPLIIISADEFKQGDEIGQKVAGVMGYRYLGRDLLHTVAQEHQLNEQELIQALDDPPGLLSRRARRQRLLGYIEAACLEALLDDDAVCFGLAAHMYVRAVSHALKVRIINEPEQRAADLAQAEGMTLDKARKQVLRQTKDERRWSEDAYQLDQTDASLYDLVISLGTLELAKAVDIICDTVAYRKFQPMTYSRKLMQDKALAAQVRLALMEHFPDVRVEANDGTVAAYIQSLKKDQRKKQELVRQIAGEMPGVRHVEVHVIRDLVGQAAQSTR
- a CDS encoding universal stress protein; protein product: MQPTIESRGGPIIAAMDGSEASWDAFNYAVHLAAHLGLTVEVITVLGGRSVGYFYAFVDEQLLVEQASNIEVVFEKARDLGRQRGVKVRTVMREAGKHRSHQAILEYLKGKEEVAMLVVGSYGRGYHDRHILGSTTEKLIRNISRDGLPIPVVVVPPSFCSWPQACSL